A window from Pan paniscus chromosome 14, NHGRI_mPanPan1-v2.0_pri, whole genome shotgun sequence encodes these proteins:
- the METTL21C gene encoding protein-lysine methyltransferase METTL21C — translation MSWAERLGPCPALSSQQAPAMDMCLSSAQQLGRRGEGLSSPGGWLEAEKKGAPQKDSTGAVLEESNKIEPSLHSLQKFVPTDYASYTQEHYRFAGKEIVIQESIESYGAVVWPGATALCQYLEEHAEELNFQDAKILEIGAGPGLVSIVASILGAQVTATDLPDVLGNLQYNLLKNTLQCTAHLPEVKELVWGEDLDKNFPKSAFYYDYVLASDVVYHHYFLDKLLTTMVYLSQPGTVLLWANKFRFSTDYEFLDKFKQVFDTTLLAEHPESSVRLFKGILKWD, via the exons ATGTCTTGGGCTGAGCGACTCGGGCCTTGTCCAGCTCTTTCCTCTCAGCAGGCTCCGGCTATGGACATGTGTCTGAGCTCCGCGCAGCAGCTTGGGCGCCGGGGGGAAGGACTCAGCTCCCCGGGTGGCTGGTTAGAGGCTGAGAAGAAGGGGGCTCCGCAGAAAGACAGCACCGGGGCAGTCCTGGAAG AATCCAACAAGATAGAACCATCTCTTCATAGCCTCCAGAAATTTGTTCCTACAGATTATGCCAGCTACACTCAGGAGCATTATCGGTTTGCAGGAAAGGAGATTGTCATCCAGGAATCCATAGAGAGTTACGGAGCGGTGGTGTGGCCAGGG gcTACGGCTTTGTGTCAATACTTGGAGGAACATGCCGAGGAACTGAATTTCCAAGATGCAAAAATACTTGAAATTGGTGCCGGACCAGGCCTTGTTTCCATTGTGGCCAGTATTTTAG gaGCTCAAGTCACAGCAACAGATTTGCCTGATGTCCTGGGAAACCTTCaatacaatcttttaaaaaacacactaCAATGTACAGCACATCTGCCTGAAGTGAAAGAACTGGTGTGGGGGGAAGACCTGGACAAAAACTTTCCCAAGTCAGCTTTTTACTATGATTACGTCCTAGCCTCGGATGTGGTCTACCATCACTACTTCCTGGACAAGCTGCTCACCACCATGGTGTACCTTTCCCAGCCAGGGACGGTGCTGCTTTGGGCAAACAAATTCAGGTTCAGCACCGACTACGAATTTTTAGATAAATTCAAGCAAGTTTTTGACACAACACTGTTGGCTGAACATCCAGAGTCATCAGTCAGACTTTTTAAGGGGATACTAAAATGGGACTAA